The proteins below come from a single Ptychodera flava strain L36383 chromosome 6, AS_Pfla_20210202, whole genome shotgun sequence genomic window:
- the LOC139134460 gene encoding leucine-rich repeat neuronal protein 1-like — translation MFSNPWSCDCRLRELTAWLDENSYRIDFGSTMVCQSPDNHRSRSILDVPSANLTCYPIPVFYTTSKTIVTEIGNNVILDCEVESELEVDKYWIIPNGTVIHQSTEDVCSDYRIVQQGNGSLLIPFVEVDDEGSYSCVASNLEGTTSGVRVLKINLTSSHVTTDTMSTVSEMISTAPKSAGILAYFLGIITASLCVIAFLTFRYYHRAKPKRSDDNDNYANYNFGCDSSDTSSNQVGYHVERSEARIQSARREHRNDHYRVAS, via the coding sequence ATGTTTAGTAATCCCTGGTCATGTGATTGCCGTCTACGGGAACTGACGGCTTGGTTGGATGAAAACTCGTACAGGATTGACTTTGGAAGTACAATGGTGTGTCAATCACCTGATAATCATCGCTCGAGGTCGATTCTCGACGTCCCATCGGCTAACCTCACTTGCTATCCTATCCCCGTATTCTACACAACATCTAAAACCATTGTAACCGAAATAGGGAACAATGTTATTCTCGACTGTGAGGTGGAAAGTGAGCTCGAAGTAGACAAGTACTGGATAATTCCAAACGGTACTGTCATACACCAAAGTACAGAAGACGTGTGTTCAGATTATAGGATTGTACAACAAGGCAATGGCAGTCTGCTCATTCCTTTTGTTGAAGTAGATGACGAAGGGTCATATTCTTGTGTGGCATCTAACTTGGAGGGAACAACATCGGGCGTTagagttttgaaaataaacctGACGTCATCGCATGTCACAACGGATACAATGTCTACAGTGTCGGAGATGATATCCACAGCGCCAAAGAGCGCTGGAATACTTGCATACTTCCTTGGTATCATTACGGCTAGTTTGTGCGTAATCGCCTTCTTGACTTTCCGTTACTATCACCGGGCAAAACCAAAACGATCCGACGACAACGATAATTATGCAAACTACAACTTTGGCTGTGACTCGAGTGACACAAGCAGCAATCAAGTTGGATACCACGTTGAGAGATCGGAAGCAAGGATACAGAGTGCAAGACGAGAACACCGGAATGACCACTATCGTGTTGCCTCCTAG